One segment of Streptomyces sp. TG1A-8 DNA contains the following:
- a CDS encoding carboxymuconolactone decarboxylase family protein, whose protein sequence is MSRIPCLDTEALPEALRSLTQGRIINLYRILAHAPQSVEQIARLGAALFTEGGLSAVDRELLILTCATGFDSEYEWAQHVSISRAVGVTDEQRAALRRLDHDAAAFSPAQRALVAFTAAVAAGPRVDDALYARLSEHYDEQQVVEALVLVGFYFLVARVCTVLDVEIDAPEGDEVLRMAQAMQAG, encoded by the coding sequence ATGTCCCGCATCCCCTGCCTCGACACCGAGGCCCTTCCCGAAGCCCTGCGCTCCCTCACCCAGGGCCGCATCATCAACCTGTACCGGATCCTCGCCCACGCCCCGCAGTCGGTCGAGCAGATCGCCCGGCTCGGCGCCGCGCTCTTCACGGAGGGCGGCCTCAGCGCGGTGGACCGCGAACTGCTCATCCTCACCTGCGCCACCGGTTTCGACTCCGAGTACGAATGGGCGCAGCACGTCTCCATCTCCCGGGCCGTCGGTGTCACCGACGAGCAACGGGCGGCCCTGCGCCGCCTGGACCACGACGCGGCGGCGTTCAGCCCCGCGCAGCGGGCGCTCGTGGCGTTCACCGCGGCAGTGGCCGCCGGCCCCCGGGTCGACGACGCCCTCTACGCACGGCTGAGCGAGCACTACGACGAACAGCAGGTCGTGGAGGCGCTGGTCCTGGTGGGCTTCTACTTCCTCGTGGCCCGGGTGTGCACGGTGCTCGACGTGGAGATCGACGCGCCCGAGGGCGACGAGGTGCTCCGGATGGCACAGGCGATGCAGGCCGGATGA
- a CDS encoding CoA transferase has translation MTENKFDLLGELDGTLKVLGLARDTAVSEISVSGSDPLVPSTIRMGSAMGISLLSAAVGAAQIWQAGTGRPQRLALDLGQAVHQITPYLGGGNTLNGYGSNMGSVLGGDGTPIPALWDLYHTADDRWVVPIACYPRSRDELLALLGTAHTREHFTAAIAKWNSWELEEAAAARGVPLAVVRSRQEFLDHPQGRAVLAEPLVSVERIGDAPPRPLPVGAQPLSGLRSLQFTHVFAGTAAGRVLAEQGADVLHVCEPHAFDHDVCWNECGIGLRSARLDLRRDSDGRRRFDELLRTADVFVQNHRAPKIDRLGLGPRECAEAAPGLIYVSVRCYGHSGPWRDRGGFDQHAQALTGINWSERQGDEPRLPHGRMLNDYLAAYLAAAGVMSAVLRRAREGGSYEVRVSLAGVSNWAYELGTFSQDEVARSVTPDSLPPAERFTRSTPLGELSLVAPPVRMSETPPSWRGPLLVPRGSSQPHWLETGTR, from the coding sequence ATGACGGAAAACAAATTCGATCTACTGGGAGAATTAGACGGAACGCTGAAGGTGCTGGGACTCGCGCGGGACACGGCGGTCAGCGAGATCAGCGTCAGCGGAAGCGACCCCCTGGTGCCGTCCACCATCAGAATGGGCTCGGCGATGGGCATCTCCCTGCTGTCCGCGGCCGTCGGTGCGGCCCAGATATGGCAGGCCGGCACCGGGCGCCCGCAACGGCTGGCACTGGATCTGGGGCAGGCGGTGCACCAGATCACGCCGTACCTGGGCGGCGGCAACACGCTGAACGGATACGGCTCCAACATGGGCAGCGTGCTCGGCGGGGACGGCACCCCCATCCCCGCCCTGTGGGACCTGTACCACACGGCGGACGACCGCTGGGTCGTCCCCATCGCCTGTTACCCGCGCTCCCGCGACGAGCTGCTCGCCCTGCTGGGTACCGCCCACACGCGCGAGCACTTCACCGCCGCCATCGCCAAGTGGAACTCCTGGGAACTGGAGGAGGCGGCGGCGGCGCGCGGCGTGCCGCTCGCCGTCGTCCGCAGCAGGCAGGAGTTCCTCGACCACCCGCAGGGGCGGGCGGTGCTGGCCGAGCCGCTCGTCTCGGTCGAGCGCATCGGCGATGCCCCGCCGCGCCCCCTGCCGGTGGGCGCGCAGCCGCTGTCCGGACTGCGCAGTCTGCAGTTCACCCACGTCTTCGCGGGCACCGCGGCCGGCCGGGTCCTGGCGGAACAGGGCGCGGACGTGCTGCACGTGTGCGAACCGCACGCCTTCGACCACGACGTGTGCTGGAACGAGTGCGGAATCGGCCTGCGATCCGCCCGGCTCGACCTCCGGCGGGACAGCGACGGGCGCCGGAGGTTCGACGAACTGCTGCGCACGGCCGACGTCTTCGTCCAGAACCACCGGGCCCCGAAGATCGACCGGCTGGGACTCGGGCCCCGGGAATGCGCGGAGGCCGCGCCCGGACTGATCTACGTGTCGGTGCGCTGCTACGGCCACAGCGGACCCTGGCGCGATCGTGGCGGCTTCGACCAGCACGCCCAGGCACTGACCGGCATCAACTGGAGCGAGCGGCAGGGGGACGAGCCCAGGCTCCCGCACGGGCGGATGCTCAACGACTACCTGGCCGCGTACCTCGCCGCCGCGGGCGTGATGAGCGCGGTGCTGCGCCGGGCCCGGGAAGGCGGCAGCTACGAGGTGCGCGTGTCCCTCGCCGGTGTCTCCAACTGGGCCTACGAGCTGGGCACGTTCAGCCAGGACGAGGTGGCCCGGTCGGTGACGCCGGACTCCCTGCCCCCAGCCGAGCGGTTCACCCGGTCCACGCCCCTGGGCGAGCTGAGCCTCGTCGCCCCTCCCGTACGCATGAGCGAGACCCCGCCGTCCTGGCGCGGCCCCCTCCTCGTGCCCCGCGGCTCCTCGCAGCCCCACTGGTTGGAGACCGGGACCCGCTGA
- a CDS encoding acyl carrier protein, whose translation MIEVSHDFPSMEKLRLMPLHERRDMIEDLVIEEFKQALFMTERDEMPLDVGFFDLGLTSLRLSEVKLALERKLECEISTAALFGHPTAGQLIDHLSE comes from the coding sequence GTGATCGAGGTGTCGCATGATTTCCCCTCCATGGAGAAGCTGAGGCTCATGCCCCTGCACGAGCGGCGGGACATGATCGAGGACTTGGTGATCGAAGAGTTCAAGCAGGCACTTTTCATGACGGAGCGGGACGAGATGCCGCTCGATGTCGGCTTCTTCGACCTCGGCCTCACCTCGTTGCGCCTCAGCGAGGTGAAGCTCGCGCTGGAACGCAAGCTTGAATGCGAGATCTCCACGGCCGCCCTTTTCGGGCATCCGACGGCGGGCCAACTGATCGACCACCTCTCTGAATGA